From a single Nicotiana tomentosiformis chromosome 2, ASM39032v3, whole genome shotgun sequence genomic region:
- the LOC138904890 gene encoding uncharacterized protein — protein sequence MGNLKNLLITLLLLSFFLLSSSSNEFQPRNLGSPLDNNKAPSPYDHIKNSEPFNFLKKQAGEGEGLQLSTKDKRKKKKKARLNLKRKRGNKNSEYYSSRSFSAMLPKGFVPPSGNSPCHNTYPNSVTFFCDLSTPKLP from the coding sequence ATGGGTAATCTCAAGAATCTTTTGATTACCCTTCTCCTCCTTTCCTTCTTTCTCCTCTCTTCTTCATCAAATGAATTCCAGCCCAGGAATCTTGGGTCACCACTAGATAATAATAAAGCTCCATCTCCATATGATCATATCAAGAATTCAGAACCATTTAATTTCTTGAAAAAACAAGCAGGAGAAGGAGAAGGGCTACAGTTGAGTACTAAGGATAaacggaagaaaaagaagaaggcgAGATTGAACTTGAAGAGGAAAAGAGGCAATAAAAATTCAGAATATTATTCGAGCAGAAGCTTTTCAGCGATGCTTCCTAAAGGTTTTGTGCCTCCTTCTGGAAATTCCCCTTGCCATAACACCTATCCCAATTCCGTCACCTTCTTCTGTGATCTTTCCACTCCTAAATTACCCTAG